In the Streptomyces sp. 3214.6 genome, CGACCGTCGACAGCTCGACGCCCTCACGCTGTGCCAGGTGCGGCAGCAGCATCGACGTCGCGTAGTTGCCCGCGCCGACGAACGCCAGCCGCACCGGCGAGTCGGCGGCCCGGGCCGACGCGGGCACCGCGCCGCTGGACCGCTTCACCGTGGGCACGGCCACCGCCGGGGCCGCCGTTTCCCCCGTTTCCCCCGCTTCCCCCGCTTCCTGCACGTGTTCGGGGTAGCGGAACAGCACGGCCACGGCCTTCAACTCGCCGTCCTTGAGGCTCCGGTACGTCTCGACGGCGTCGTCGAAGTCGGCGATGTGGGAGACCAGGGGCTCCACGTCGACGCGGCCGCGGGCAAGGAGATCGAGGAAGCACGCCAGGTTGCGGCGCTCGGTCCAGCGCACATAGCCGATCGGGTAGTCCCGCCCCTCGAGCTCGTACTCCGGGTCGTAGCGCCCGGGGCCGTAACTGCGGGAGAAGCGGACGTCGAGCTCCTTCTCGTAGTACGCGTTCCACGGCAGGTCCAGGCGGCACTTGCCGATGTCGACGACCCGGCCGCGGTCCCGGCTCAGCCGGGCGGCCAGCTCGACGGGCTGGTTGCTGCCGCCGCCGGCGGCCAGATACACCTGGTCCACGCCCAGGCCGCCGGTCAGCTCGGCGACGGCGCTCTCCACGGCCGCGGAGCCGGGATCGCCGCAGGCCGCCGCGCCCAGGCGCTCGGCGAGCTCGCAGCGCGCCGGGTCGGGGTCGACCCCGACGACCAGGACTCCCGAGGCGGCCAGCAGCTGCACCACCAGCTGCCCGATCAGCCCGAGGCCGATGACCAGCGCCACCTCGCCGAGCCGTGACTCGCCCTGGCGGACGCCCTGCAACGCGATCGACCCGACGGTGCCGAAGGCCGCGTGCCGCGGCGCGAGGCCGTCCGGCACCCGGGCGTAGAGGTTCTTCGGCACCCAGTTCAGCTCGGCGTGCAACGCGTGCTCGTTGCCGGCGCAGGCCACGAGGTCGCCGACCTTCACCTCGTCGATCCCCGCGCCGACCTGCTCGACCACCCCGCACAGCGAGTAGCCCAGCGGCGTGTAGGAGTCCAGCTTGCCCATCACCTTGCGGTAGGTGGCGGGCACCCCGTTGGTGGCCACGCTCTGCACGACCTTGGCCACCTGGTCCGGCCGGGAGCGGGCCTTGCCCAGCATCGACATGCCGGCCTCGGACACCTTCATCAGCTCGGTCCCGGTGGAGATCAGCGAGTAGGCGCTGCGCACCAGCACACCGTCCGGCTTGCACCCCGGCACCGGCACGTCGAGCAGGGTCAGCTCGCCGCTCTTGTAGTTCTGCACAACCTGTTTCACCCGAAGTCCTCTTGTCTCTACGCCGTCAAGGACGAGTTCTGGCCGGCCCGGGAGGTCGCGCCGCGATACCAGTACTCGAGGGTCAGCACATGCCACAGATGCTTGGAGAAGTCCCGCTGTCCGGCGGCGTCCTCGGCGACCATCCGCGCCAGCGCGTCGCGGCGCAGGAACCCGGAACGGACGAGCACGCCGTCGTTGACCACCTCGCGCACCAGCGGCGCCAGATCCCGGCTCATCCAGGCGCGCAGCGGGGCGCTGAACAGGCCCTTGGGCCGGTACACGATCTCCCGGGGCAGGATCGAGGCGGCCGCCTCCTTGAGGACGGCCTTGCCCTGCCGTCCGACGATCTTGCGGTCGCCGGGGATCGCGAACGCCGCCTTGACCACCTCGACGTCCACGTACGGCGTCCGTACCTCGGTCGACGCGGCCATGCTGGAGCGGTCCGTGTACGTGAGGTTGAGGCCCGGCAGGAACATCCGGGCGTCGCCCAGGCACATGCGGTTGACGAAGTCGTCGAGGTCGTTGTCCCGGTAGACGTCCGCGTGCTCGGTCAGCACGTCGTCGACCGTCCCGGCCAGGTCCGGGTCGATCAGGGCGAGCAGCTCGTCCTGGTCGTACATGGTGTAGCTGCGCCGGAACGCGGTCTCCTCCGGCAGATCGGCGAAGGAGAGGAATCGCTTCGCGAAGCGCACCGACCGGTATCCCCGGCGGGCCGAGGCGACCGGCAGCCGGTCCACGGCCGCGGACAGGCCACGCCGCAGGGGCCGTGGGACGCGCTGGTAGCGCAGCGCGAGCAGGTTGGCCAGGTGCTTGCGGTAGCCGGCGAACAGCTCGTCGGCGCCCATCCCCGAGAGCATCACCTTGACCCCGGCCTCCCGGGCGGCCGAGCAGATCAGGAACGTGTTGATCGCCGCGGGGTCGCCGATGGGCTCGTCCAGGTGGTACGTCATCTGCGGCAGCAGGTCGAGCACGTTCGGAGCGATCTCTATCTCGTGCAGGTCGACGCCGAACCGCTGGGCCACCTGCCGGGCATAGCGCAGGTCGTCCGGCATCGCCTCGAACCTGGCGTCCTCGGCGCGGAAGCCGATCGTGTAGGCGGAGATCCCCGGTTGGTGGCGGGCCGCCAGCGCGGTCAGATAGCTGGAGTCGAGGCCGCCGGAGAGGAAGGTCGCCACGGGCACGTCGGCCATCAGATGGCGCCGGGTCGACTCCTCGACGACGGCAGCGAGGTCCGGCTGCTCGCCGCTGCGGGCCCGCTCCCGGCCCTCGGCGGCGACGTCCCTCAGGTTCCAGAACCGGCCGCGCTCCACCCGGCCGTCGGGCCGGCACCTGAGCCAGCTCCCCGGCGGCAGCTTCTCCGCTTCGCGCAACGCGCACCGTGAGTCCGGCACCCAGTAGTACAGCAGCGAGGCCACCAGCGCCGCCGGGTCCACCTGCAGCGACCCGCCGGTCACGGCGGCGAGCGCCTTGAGCTCCGACGCGAACACCAGACCCTCGCCGCGCCGGAGCAGGAACAGCGGCTTGATGCCGAGCTGGTCCCGGGCGAGCACCAGGTCACCGGTCCGCTCGTCGAAGATCCCGAACGCGAACATGCCACGCAGCCGGGGCAGGCAGTCCGTGCCCCAGCGCCGCCAGGCCTCCAGCAGCACCTCGGTGTCGGAGGTGCCGCGGAAGCGCACCCCGGTGGCCGCCAGCTCGGCACGCAGCTCGGGCGCGTTGTACAGCTCGCCGTTGTACGTCAGGGCGAGGCCGCCCGAGACCATCGGCTGGGCGCCGGTCTCGGACAGGTCGATGATGGCCAGCCGGCGGTGCCCGAGGTGTACTTCGCCGTCACCGGCGGCGTGGCCGTACCGTCCCCCCGCGTCCGGACCGCGGTGGGCGAGGGTGTCGGTGAGCCGGTCGGCCACGGCCTTCCCGTCCGGCCATCGGTAAGTGCCTGCGATTCCACACATGTCCTACCGCGCTTCCTGGTCGTTGTCCGGGACCCGTGCCGCCCACATCGGCAGCCGCTCCGTCTGCCGTCGGCCGTCCCCCACTGCCTGAACGGCATGGGAGGTACCCCCACCGTTGTGTCGGGCCGGCCGCTCGTGCACACCGCGCAGCGCGGTGTGCAGCCCGTCCCACAGGGTGCCGTCGGTCCGGTCACGCGGATCGGGGTCGATCAGCACCACACCGATCACCGCGATGCGCTGATCGGCGAGCTGTCGTGCCACGGTGTGCAGCCAGGCGGCGCTGCCGTGCCCCGCGCGCACGACGAGCACGGACCGAGTGCCGAGGTACTGGAGGTCGGTCCACGCCGTGCCGGGCGCCACCGAGCCGACACCGAGCCGGAGTTCCTCGTGCGAGACGGCCGTGGCATGTTCGCCGCTGACCACGGTCGGGTCCCCCGGTTTCGGGCGGCGGCCGGCGAGCTCCTGGCCGGGCAGAGCGTCGATGACAACGACGGGCCCGTCCGCCGCCAGTGCTCCGGCGAGGTCCAGGGCGATCACGCTTGTGCTGCGCGCAGAGCCCAGCTCCAGCAGCGACACCGGTTCCGCGGAACCGCGCACGGTGCGGGCCAGGGACGCGGTGAGCCGTTCGCGTGCGGCTCGGATCCGTCGGCGCTGCCACGGCCCGGCCGACCGGCTCGGCAGCTCCGCGATGACGGAGACGCCGAGGTTCGCCGCGATCTCCCGGCGCAGCACGGGGCGGTCCGCCACCACCGTGCCGACCGCGGCCACCGCGAGCCCGAGGGCGAGCCCGAGGACGAGTCCGATCGCGGCGTCGGTGGCAGCGGTCCTGGGCAGGGAATGCGCCACCGCGCGCGGGGCGTCCACGATCTGTGTGCCGGCGATGAGCTGCGGCGTGCCTACGCGCGCCTCCGCGGCACGCTGGCCGAAATCGGTGATCCGCGAGGTGAGCTCGGCCCGGCGGGCGAAGAGCGACTCCAGGTTCGCCGACCCCTTCGGTCCGCTGTCCGGCGAAGCGTCGCCGATCGACGCGTTGACCTGGGCGAGTTCGTCCTGCAGTCGGTCACGCTGGGCGAGCAGGGCCATGGCCTGGGCGTCCGCGGCCTGCTGTATCCGCCTCACGTGGTCCGCGATGAACGCATCGGCCAGGGCCTTGGCGCGGGCCACCGCTTCCGCGTCGCTGGCGCCCGTCACATTGATCTGCAGCAGGTTGTTGGTCAGGCCGGCACCCCCGTAGTCCTGCATGAAGTCCTCCGGTTTTTCCGAGGACTTGAGGGACTGCAGGGCCGCGTCGGCGATCCGCGTGGTCTGCAGCAGCGCGACGTCGGTGCGGATCAGCGTGCCGGGGTCGTTCGGCTGGTCCTCCTGATGGGCGACCAGCACCTTGGTCACCGCGCTCGGTGGCGGCGGCAGCAGGACCGCCACCGCCACGCCGGCGAACAGCCCCAGCAGTGCCATGGAGCACCAGAGGCGGCGGCGCCTGCGCACCGCCACCACCAGTGACTGCAGGTCCAGCAGCGGAGCGGCGGTCGACGACTCCGAAGTCGTGCTCGTGGTCACCTTGAACCTCCCGTCGCGTCGTTGCCGACCGCGAGCGCCGGCGTGGCGGCATGCCGTGGATGACCGGCGGACCGCGTCGGGCGGGCCCGGACCACGCCGGCGAGGACGATGCCGACGATTTCGTGCCCCGCGTCCGCACACGCGTCGGCGAGGCCGGCGAGCTCTCCTGCGGTCCAGTTGCCCGCACTGAGCACGACCAGGGCGCCGGACTCGAGGTCGCGGTCCGCCACCATCGGCTGGGACACCGAAACCTCCACCACCCGCAGCAGCGGATCGCCGCCGGCTTCGGCGGCGAGCTGCCCGGCGGCCAGGTATGCGATCTCGTCGCCGTCCGGTACGACGACCAGCAGCCGCCGGGGAGCCGGTAGTCGGTCCCGGATACGGGCGCACACCCGCCGGTAGCGGATCTGTCTGCCGGCCTCGTCGCCGGAGGTCTGCGGGGTGGGTAGGTCCCACCGGACGTCGGCGCCCAGCAGCCGGCGGATCCGGGCTCGCGCGCCACGGCCTTGCGGCCGGTGCGCGGGCTGTTCACCGGGCACGTCGACGGTGCCCAGCAGCGCCGAGCCGAGCGCCGCCGCGATCTCCCCTTCGGTGCGCGGTCGGCGACTCATCCGTGCGGCGGTGAGATGGCCGATGACCGCGAGCAGGAAGAACAGCAGTGCCCCGCCGGCGATGAGCTGCACCCTCGTCGGCGGCGCCTCGCCGGTCGGCCGGGCCGCCGACCCCATGACGACCATGTTGGCCTTGCCGGCAGCCGGGTCGGCCGCCTGGTTCAGCTTGTTGACGGCGTCCTGCAGCGCGGTCCGCAGCTTGGCGAGCTCGGTGCGGGTCTGCACGCTCTCCACGGTCCGCCCCGGATCGGTGGCGTCGGCCAGCTCGCTGATGCGGCGGCTGGTCTGCGTCACCAGCTGCCGCAGTGCCTCGGGCTGGGCCGCCGTCTCGGGGGTGGTGTTGTCGCCGGCGATCTGCGCGGTGAAGGCGACGAACTGCCGGGCCACCTGGTCGGAGAGCTGCTGTGCGCGCTTCGGGGTGTCGGCCGTGCCCGAGATCTTGATGATGTTCCCGTCGGCGGCCGCGGCGCTCACCTGATCCCGCAGCTCGCTCCCGCTGGCGCCGGTCCAGTGCAGGGCGGCGGCCGCGCGGTCGACCACCACCGAACTGGTCGCGATCTCCGTCTGCGTCAGCAGCTCGCGTTCCTCCCATGCCCCCGGCAGCAGGACCGACGCCGACGTCGTGTAACGCGGCGGAATCAGCAAAGAGGTGCCGTAGCCGACGAGGGCACCCAGCGCGACGAGAAGGGTGAGAAGCCGCCGGCGCCGACGGATGATCCGCCCGATCGTGACCAGGCGTATGGTGTCATCGCTCAACTGTGCGGCCTTCTCCCTGCTTGGTGCGGGTTGCCCGCCGACGCCGGAGCGTGGTCCCGGCAGGCAGCGGTGTAGGCGGCGAGCAGCGACGCCTGTGAGTTCCGCCAGGAGAGCGGCCCGTTGACCCGCTCCTGGCCGATCTTGCCCATCCGGGCCCGCTGCTCCGGATCGTCCAGCAGCAGCGCCACGAGTTCGGCGAACTCGCTCTCGTCGTCGGCGGGCGCGTAGAGGGCGGCGTCACCGGCGGAGACCCGCGCCTCCTTCAGATCGAACGAGACGATCGGCCGGCCCATCACCATGTACTCCAGGACCTTGTTCATGGTGGACACGTCGTTGAGCGGGTTGTGCGGGTCGGGGGAGAGGCATACGTCCGCGGTGGACAGGTAGCGCACCAGGTCGGCGTCCGGGATACGTCCGGTGAACTGCACCTGCTCCGAGAGCCCGAGCCGCCGGGACAGCTCCACCATCGCGTCGAAGGTGTCGCCGGCGCCG is a window encoding:
- a CDS encoding bi-domain-containing oxidoreductase, yielding MKQVVQNYKSGELTLLDVPVPGCKPDGVLVRSAYSLISTGTELMKVSEAGMSMLGKARSRPDQVAKVVQSVATNGVPATYRKVMGKLDSYTPLGYSLCGVVEQVGAGIDEVKVGDLVACAGNEHALHAELNWVPKNLYARVPDGLAPRHAAFGTVGSIALQGVRQGESRLGEVALVIGLGLIGQLVVQLLAASGVLVVGVDPDPARCELAERLGAAACGDPGSAAVESAVAELTGGLGVDQVYLAAGGGSNQPVELAARLSRDRGRVVDIGKCRLDLPWNAYYEKELDVRFSRSYGPGRYDPEYELEGRDYPIGYVRWTERRNLACFLDLLARGRVDVEPLVSHIADFDDAVETYRSLKDGELKAVAVLFRYPEHVQEAGEAGETGETAAPAVAVPTVKRSSGAVPASARAADSPVRLAFVGAGNYATSMLLPHLAQREGVELSTVVTTTALSAANAQRKFGFAEATTDLDAVLGDKSIDAVFVVTRHSSHAELTRKALLAGKTVFVEKPLALTEDELAGVLAAVEESGNDRLQVGFNRRFAPLLQEARKRFGARTGPASLRYLVNAGRLDHGSWYLRQGTEGSRFAGEGGHFIDTASWLLEADPVSVYAAATSGNEDLQIVLRYPDGSTATISYVTTGSSGFPKETLDLIADGRVLRLDDFVRASVYGRKRWVSSRLPKARDKGQNAQLAAFVKAVRTGGPMPVPLESLVATTAATLAVQTGLVGGAPVTLARAR
- the asnB gene encoding asparagine synthase (glutamine-hydrolyzing), whose protein sequence is MCGIAGTYRWPDGKAVADRLTDTLAHRGPDAGGRYGHAAGDGEVHLGHRRLAIIDLSETGAQPMVSGGLALTYNGELYNAPELRAELAATGVRFRGTSDTEVLLEAWRRWGTDCLPRLRGMFAFGIFDERTGDLVLARDQLGIKPLFLLRRGEGLVFASELKALAAVTGGSLQVDPAALVASLLYYWVPDSRCALREAEKLPPGSWLRCRPDGRVERGRFWNLRDVAAEGRERARSGEQPDLAAVVEESTRRHLMADVPVATFLSGGLDSSYLTALAARHQPGISAYTIGFRAEDARFEAMPDDLRYARQVAQRFGVDLHEIEIAPNVLDLLPQMTYHLDEPIGDPAAINTFLICSAAREAGVKVMLSGMGADELFAGYRKHLANLLALRYQRVPRPLRRGLSAAVDRLPVASARRGYRSVRFAKRFLSFADLPEETAFRRSYTMYDQDELLALIDPDLAGTVDDVLTEHADVYRDNDLDDFVNRMCLGDARMFLPGLNLTYTDRSSMAASTEVRTPYVDVEVVKAAFAIPGDRKIVGRQGKAVLKEAAASILPREIVYRPKGLFSAPLRAWMSRDLAPLVREVVNDGVLVRSGFLRRDALARMVAEDAAGQRDFSKHLWHVLTLEYWYRGATSRAGQNSSLTA
- a CDS encoding Wzz/FepE/Etk N-terminal domain-containing protein; translated protein: MTTSTTSESSTAAPLLDLQSLVVAVRRRRRLWCSMALLGLFAGVAVAVLLPPPPSAVTKVLVAHQEDQPNDPGTLIRTDVALLQTTRIADAALQSLKSSEKPEDFMQDYGGAGLTNNLLQINVTGASDAEAVARAKALADAFIADHVRRIQQAADAQAMALLAQRDRLQDELAQVNASIGDASPDSGPKGSANLESLFARRAELTSRITDFGQRAAEARVGTPQLIAGTQIVDAPRAVAHSLPRTAATDAAIGLVLGLALGLAVAAVGTVVADRPVLRREIAANLGVSVIAELPSRSAGPWQRRRIRAARERLTASLARTVRGSAEPVSLLELGSARSTSVIALDLAGALAADGPVVVIDALPGQELAGRRPKPGDPTVVSGEHATAVSHEELRLGVGSVAPGTAWTDLQYLGTRSVLVVRAGHGSAAWLHTVARQLADQRIAVIGVVLIDPDPRDRTDGTLWDGLHTALRGVHERPARHNGGGTSHAVQAVGDGRRQTERLPMWAARVPDNDQEAR
- a CDS encoding Wzz/FepE/Etk N-terminal domain-containing protein; amino-acid sequence: MSDDTIRLVTIGRIIRRRRRLLTLLVALGALVGYGTSLLIPPRYTTSASVLLPGAWEERELLTQTEIATSSVVVDRAAAALHWTGASGSELRDQVSAAAADGNIIKISGTADTPKRAQQLSDQVARQFVAFTAQIAGDNTTPETAAQPEALRQLVTQTSRRISELADATDPGRTVESVQTRTELAKLRTALQDAVNKLNQAADPAAGKANMVVMGSAARPTGEAPPTRVQLIAGGALLFFLLAVIGHLTAARMSRRPRTEGEIAAALGSALLGTVDVPGEQPAHRPQGRGARARIRRLLGADVRWDLPTPQTSGDEAGRQIRYRRVCARIRDRLPAPRRLLVVVPDGDEIAYLAAGQLAAEAGGDPLLRVVEVSVSQPMVADRDLESGALVVLSAGNWTAGELAGLADACADAGHEIVGIVLAGVVRARPTRSAGHPRHAATPALAVGNDATGGSR